A stretch of the Panicum virgatum strain AP13 chromosome 9N, P.virgatum_v5, whole genome shotgun sequence genome encodes the following:
- the LOC120692872 gene encoding expansin-B3-like → MCFLLTIETESFMSCLVLATKELASKMASMVASSKVVTLGALIFFLLVSYGSCTRIVNFNASHITADPYWVAARATWYGAPTGAGPYDNGGACGFKNVNLPPFSAMTSCGNQPLFKDGKGCGSCYQIRCLNHPACSGNPEMVAITDMNYYPVSKYHFDLSGTAFGALAQPGRNDELRHAGIIDIQFRRVPCIYPGLTVTFHIEHGSNPVYLAVLVEFEDGDGDVVQVDLMEANSRWWTPMRESWGSIWRLDSNHRLTAPFSLRITDESGEKLVAYEVIPANWAPNTYYRSNIQYQAMSSGAGLDMSSGNGVDIGSGAGLVISSTARLDTKILSIIGLICLVLFCLHGIEEP, encoded by the exons ATGTGCTTCTTGCTGACCATCGAAACAGAGAGCTTCATGTCTTGCCTAGTACTAGCAACTAAAGAGCTAGCTAGTAAGATGGCATCCATGGTCGCCTCGTCTAAGGTGGTTACACTTggtgcactgatcttcttcctccttgttTCGTATGGCTCGTGCACTAGGATTGTCAACTTCAATGCCTCCCACATCACCGCGGACCCCTACTGGGTGGCTGCCAGGGCCACTTGGTATGGTGCGCCAACCGGCGCTGGCCCCTACGACAATG GTGGAGCTTGTGGGTTCAAGAATGTGAACCTGCCCCCTTTCTCGGCCATGACGTCGTGCGGCAACCAGCCCCTGTTCAAGGATGGCAAGGGCTGCGGCTCGTGCTACCAG ATAAGATGCCTCAACCACCCTGCGTGCTCCGGAAACCCGGAGATGGTGGCGATCACCGACATGAACTACTACCCAGTCTCCAAGTACCACTTTGACCTCAGCGGCACAGCATTTGGGGCCTTGGCACAGCCCGGGCGCAATGATGAGCTCCGCCACGCCGGCATCATTGACATCCAGTTCAGAAG GGTGCCCTGCATCTACCCTGGGCTGACGGTGACCTTCCACATCGAGCACGGCTCAAACCCTGTCTACTTGGCGGTGCTTGTCGAGTTCGAAGACGGTGACGGCGACGTGGTCCAGGTGGACCTCATGGAGGCCAACTCCAGGTGGTGGACGCCGATGCGGGAGTCGTGGGGATCCATCTGGAGGCTGGACTCCAACCACCGGCTCACGGCGCCCTTCTCTCTGCGCATCACCGACGAGTCCGGCGAGAAGCTGGTGGCTTACGAGGTCATCCCGGCCAATTGGGCGCCCAACACCTACTACCGCTCCAACATCCAGTATCAGGCTATGAGCTCCGGTGCTGGACTGGATATGAGCTCTGGTAATGGAGTGGATATTGGTTCTGGTGCTGGGTTGGTTATTAGCTCTACTGCTAGACTGGACACGAAAATTCTCAGCATCATTGGCCTGATTTGTTTGGTATTGTTTTGTTTGCATGGGATTGAGGAGCCTTAG
- the LOC120692867 gene encoding HBS1-like protein isoform X2, with amino-acid sequence MPRKVVSGPDCDDDYDDYDEYDDDYDEYDDTRYGNDQHPVQKEKDAVGAASSEPRASAAPKTDSAKTAMKTRGVHSDNDSARKHASTPCDKANSTQLPSAGSSLSAGKKKKTPVVSEEIPVERTALLVPNHFQLKNDRSGGASSSLQNDYVTQKLSSDISQLNVDKNNVNVTKPCLPEEYKPEKWMLADQESGVLSQLNLAIVGHVDSGKSTLSGRLLHLLGRISRKDMHKNEKESKEKGKGSFAFAWAMDESSEERERGVTMTVGVAYMETKKYRVVLLDSPGHKDFVPNMISGATQADAAILVVDASTGSFEAGMDGEGGKSVGQTKEHAQLIRSFGVEQLVVAVNKMDAVAYSKERFEFIKLQLGSFLRSCNFKDSAITWIPLSAVENQNLIKPPSDACLTSWYQGFCLLDAIDSLQLPSRDVTKPLILPICDVIKSQSTGQLAAFGKLETGAIQNGSKVLVLPCGVEATVKNIERDTNSCSVARAGDNVAVSLQGIDGNQLIPGGVLCHPGFPVAVANRLELKILVLDIAIPILVGSQVEFHIHHVKEAARVTKIIALLDKTGKPSKSAPRFLNSKQNAVVQVALDGAVCVQEFSKSRALGRAYLRSSGRTIAVGVVNRVILVPTPGQ; translated from the exons ATGCCTCGCAAAGTTGTATCTGGGCCTGACTGCGATGATGATTACGATGACTATGATGAGTATGATGATGATTATGATGAGTATGATGACACCAGATATGGCAACGATCAACATCCTGTTCAGAAGGAAAAAG ATGCAGTCGGCGCAGCGTCAAGTGAGCCTAGGGCAAGTGCTGCACCAAAAACAGATTCTGCCAAGACGGCGATGAAGACTCGTGGTGTGCATTCTGATAATGATTCTGCGAGAAAGCATGCTAGTACACCATGTGATAAAG CCAATTCCACACAGTTACCATCTGCTGGTAGCTCATTAAGTGctggaaaaaagaagaaaactcCTGTAGTTTCTGAAGAAATACCTGTGGAAAGGACAGCTCTATTGGTCCCCAATCATTTTCAGCTGAAGAATGACAGGAGTGGTGGGGCTAGCAGTTCCTTGCAGAATGATTATGTGACCCAGAAACTCTCTTCTGACATAAGCCAGCTAAATGTAGACAAGAACAATGTGAATGTTACGAAACCTTGTTTGCCTGAAGAGTATAAGCCTGAGAAGTGGATGTTAGCTGATCAGGAGTCAGGGGTGTTGAGCCAGCTAAACCTTGCAATA GTGGGTCATGTTGATTCTGGCAAGTCGACACTATCTGGGAGATTACTGCATCTATTAGGAAGGATATCGAGAAAAGATATGCACAAGAATGAGAAGGAGTCGAAAGAGAAA GGGAAGGGATCATTTGCTTTTGCATGGGCCATGGATGAGAGCAGTGAAGAAAGGGAACGAGGTGTGACAATGACAGTTGGTGTGGCCTATATGGAGACGAAGAAATACCGTGTGGTTTTGCTTGACTCACCTGGCCACAAAGATTTTGTGCCAAATATGATATCTGGTGCAACACAAGCTGATGCAGCTATTCTTGTGGTTGATGCTTCAACGGGTTCTTTTGAAGCCGGTATGGATGGTGAAGGAGGAAAAAGTGTCGGTCAGACTAAAGAGCATGCTCAGCTTATTAGAAGCTTTGGCGTTGAACAGCTTGTTGTTGCAGTGAACAAGATGGATGCTGTTGCATACTCAAAAGAAAGATTTGAGTTCATCAAACTACAACTTGGCAGTTTTCTGCGGTcttgcaacttcaaagactcaGCTATTACCTGGATTCCTCTTAGTGCTGTAGAAAATCAGAATTTGATCAAACCTCCTTCAGATGCTTGTTTGACCTCCTG GTATCAAGGGTTCTGTCTCTTGGATGCTATAGATTCCCTGCAGCTTCCTTCTCGGGATGTTACAAAGCCCCTCATTCTTCCCATCTGTGATGTTATCAAGTCTCAGTCAACAGGGCAGTTGGCAGCTTTTGGAAAATTGGAAACTGGGGCTATTCAAAATGGTTCTAAG GTGTTAGTTTTACCTTGCGGGGTAGAGGCGACAGTGAAAAACATTGAGCGGGACACTAATTCATGCAGCGTAGCAAGAGCTGGTGACAATGTGGCGGTTAGTTTACAGGGTATTGATGGGAATCAACTAATACCTGGCGGGGTGCTTTGCCACCCTGGTTTCCCTGTGGCTGTAGCTAACCGCTTGGAGCTTAAGATTCTAGTCCTGGATATTGCCATTCCAATTCTTGTTGGTTCTCAG GTGGAGTTTCACATACACCATGTCAAGGAGGCTGCAAGAGTAACAAAAATCATTGCTTTGCTTGACAAGACTGGGAAACCAAGTAAATCAGCACCCCGATTTCTTAACTCAAAACAGAACGCTGTTGTGCAG GTTGCCCTTGATGGGGCGGTCTGCGTTCAGGAATTCTCCAAGAGCCGAGCACTTGGGAGGGCATACTTAAGGTCGTCTGGTCGCACAATTGCTGTTGGTGTAGTTAATCGG GTAATACTAGTCCCAACTCCCGGCCAGTGA
- the LOC120691778 gene encoding uncharacterized protein LOC120691778 isoform X1, whose product MLDHRTLPNELRFIEMHNIIHMDEKWFNITSKYKKYYMLPEEEDPHRAVLNKNCIGKVMFLAAVARPIYDDEGNCIFDGKLGVWAFVRKEPAKRRSHNRRRGTLITKPIKVDRSTMRSYVIGKVLKAIVERWPREHTGNTIWIQQDNAPSHLLVNDEEFAAAVAQTGFDIRLINQPTNSPDLNVLDLGFFASLQSLTNERVSRNLDDLIDNVQKEFDNYDPTTLNREFLTLQGCMIEVMKDGGGNRYKISHMNKNRLEALGMLPKSLSCDRQLYEDVIATLGL is encoded by the exons ATGTTAGATCACCGTACATTGCCAAATGAACTAAGGTTCATTGAAATGCACAACATCATCCACATGGATGAGAAGTGGTTTAACATCACATCAAAATATAAGAAATATTATATGCTTCCAGAAGAGGAGGACCCACACAGGGCCGTGCTAAATAAGAATTGCATTGGTAAAGTTATGTTCTTGGCTGCAGTTGCAAGACCTATATATGACGATGAAGGTAATTGCATCTTTGATGGGAAGTTAGGAGTCTGGGCATTTGTTAGAAAG GAACCAGCAAAAAGAAGAAGCCACAATAGAAGAAGGGGGACCCTAATCACCAAGCCGATTAAGGTAGATCGAAGTACTATGAGGTCTTACGTTATTGGCAAGGTTCTAAAAGCTATTGTTGAACGATGGCCACGAGAACATACTGGAAATACCATTTGGATTCAGCAAGATAATGCTCCTTCACATCTCCTGGTAAATGATGAAGAATTTGCTGCTGCTGTAGCACAGACGGGGTTTGACATACGACTCATCAACCAACCTACCAATTCCCCAGATTTGAATGTCCTAGACCTAGGATTCTTTGCGTCTCTTCAATCCTTAACTAATGAACGGGTTTCTAGGAACTTAGATGACCTTATTGACAATGTACAGAAGGAGTTTGATAACTATGATCCAACAACTTTGAACAGGGAGTTTCTAACACTACAAGGGTGTATGATTGAAGTGATGAAAGATGGTGGAGGAAACAGATACAAGATTTCTCACATGAACAAAAACAGGCTAGAGGCACTAGGCATGCTACCTAAAAGTCTTAGTTGTGACCGCCAGCTATATGAGGATGTGATCGCAACGCTAGGACTCTAA
- the LOC120692867 gene encoding HBS1-like protein isoform X1: MPRKVVSGPDCDDDYDDYDEYDDDYDEYDDTRYGNDQHPVQKEKESLKKSSTMVPVHWTCSMCTFNNHESMTYCEMCGVFHETFVKSAKNGSLKDAVGAASSEPRASAAPKTDSAKTAMKTRGVHSDNDSARKHASTPCDKANSTQLPSAGSSLSAGKKKKTPVVSEEIPVERTALLVPNHFQLKNDRSGGASSSLQNDYVTQKLSSDISQLNVDKNNVNVTKPCLPEEYKPEKWMLADQESGVLSQLNLAIVGHVDSGKSTLSGRLLHLLGRISRKDMHKNEKESKEKGKGSFAFAWAMDESSEERERGVTMTVGVAYMETKKYRVVLLDSPGHKDFVPNMISGATQADAAILVVDASTGSFEAGMDGEGGKSVGQTKEHAQLIRSFGVEQLVVAVNKMDAVAYSKERFEFIKLQLGSFLRSCNFKDSAITWIPLSAVENQNLIKPPSDACLTSWYQGFCLLDAIDSLQLPSRDVTKPLILPICDVIKSQSTGQLAAFGKLETGAIQNGSKVLVLPCGVEATVKNIERDTNSCSVARAGDNVAVSLQGIDGNQLIPGGVLCHPGFPVAVANRLELKILVLDIAIPILVGSQVEFHIHHVKEAARVTKIIALLDKTGKPSKSAPRFLNSKQNAVVQVALDGAVCVQEFSKSRALGRAYLRSSGRTIAVGVVNRVILVPTPGQ, from the exons ATGCCTCGCAAAGTTGTATCTGGGCCTGACTGCGATGATGATTACGATGACTATGATGAGTATGATGATGATTATGATGAGTATGATGACACCAGATATGGCAACGATCAACATCCTGTTCAGAAGGAAAAAG AATCATTGAAAAAGTCCTCAACTATGGTGCCCGTGCATTGGACCTGTTCCATGTGCACGTTCAATAATCATGAAAGCATGACGTACTGTGAGATGTGTGGGGTTTTCCATGAAACCTTTGTCAAATCTGCCAAGAATGGTTCATTAAAAG ATGCAGTCGGCGCAGCGTCAAGTGAGCCTAGGGCAAGTGCTGCACCAAAAACAGATTCTGCCAAGACGGCGATGAAGACTCGTGGTGTGCATTCTGATAATGATTCTGCGAGAAAGCATGCTAGTACACCATGTGATAAAG CCAATTCCACACAGTTACCATCTGCTGGTAGCTCATTAAGTGctggaaaaaagaagaaaactcCTGTAGTTTCTGAAGAAATACCTGTGGAAAGGACAGCTCTATTGGTCCCCAATCATTTTCAGCTGAAGAATGACAGGAGTGGTGGGGCTAGCAGTTCCTTGCAGAATGATTATGTGACCCAGAAACTCTCTTCTGACATAAGCCAGCTAAATGTAGACAAGAACAATGTGAATGTTACGAAACCTTGTTTGCCTGAAGAGTATAAGCCTGAGAAGTGGATGTTAGCTGATCAGGAGTCAGGGGTGTTGAGCCAGCTAAACCTTGCAATA GTGGGTCATGTTGATTCTGGCAAGTCGACACTATCTGGGAGATTACTGCATCTATTAGGAAGGATATCGAGAAAAGATATGCACAAGAATGAGAAGGAGTCGAAAGAGAAA GGGAAGGGATCATTTGCTTTTGCATGGGCCATGGATGAGAGCAGTGAAGAAAGGGAACGAGGTGTGACAATGACAGTTGGTGTGGCCTATATGGAGACGAAGAAATACCGTGTGGTTTTGCTTGACTCACCTGGCCACAAAGATTTTGTGCCAAATATGATATCTGGTGCAACACAAGCTGATGCAGCTATTCTTGTGGTTGATGCTTCAACGGGTTCTTTTGAAGCCGGTATGGATGGTGAAGGAGGAAAAAGTGTCGGTCAGACTAAAGAGCATGCTCAGCTTATTAGAAGCTTTGGCGTTGAACAGCTTGTTGTTGCAGTGAACAAGATGGATGCTGTTGCATACTCAAAAGAAAGATTTGAGTTCATCAAACTACAACTTGGCAGTTTTCTGCGGTcttgcaacttcaaagactcaGCTATTACCTGGATTCCTCTTAGTGCTGTAGAAAATCAGAATTTGATCAAACCTCCTTCAGATGCTTGTTTGACCTCCTG GTATCAAGGGTTCTGTCTCTTGGATGCTATAGATTCCCTGCAGCTTCCTTCTCGGGATGTTACAAAGCCCCTCATTCTTCCCATCTGTGATGTTATCAAGTCTCAGTCAACAGGGCAGTTGGCAGCTTTTGGAAAATTGGAAACTGGGGCTATTCAAAATGGTTCTAAG GTGTTAGTTTTACCTTGCGGGGTAGAGGCGACAGTGAAAAACATTGAGCGGGACACTAATTCATGCAGCGTAGCAAGAGCTGGTGACAATGTGGCGGTTAGTTTACAGGGTATTGATGGGAATCAACTAATACCTGGCGGGGTGCTTTGCCACCCTGGTTTCCCTGTGGCTGTAGCTAACCGCTTGGAGCTTAAGATTCTAGTCCTGGATATTGCCATTCCAATTCTTGTTGGTTCTCAG GTGGAGTTTCACATACACCATGTCAAGGAGGCTGCAAGAGTAACAAAAATCATTGCTTTGCTTGACAAGACTGGGAAACCAAGTAAATCAGCACCCCGATTTCTTAACTCAAAACAGAACGCTGTTGTGCAG GTTGCCCTTGATGGGGCGGTCTGCGTTCAGGAATTCTCCAAGAGCCGAGCACTTGGGAGGGCATACTTAAGGTCGTCTGGTCGCACAATTGCTGTTGGTGTAGTTAATCGG GTAATACTAGTCCCAACTCCCGGCCAGTGA
- the LOC120691778 gene encoding uncharacterized protein LOC120691778 isoform X2: MIEEDIAEGLNFHGPVVHDEFDFNFGVSDQQQELQQVIIARPIYDDEGNCIFDGKLGVWAFVRKEPAKRRSHNRRRGTLITKPIKVDRSTMRSYVIGKVLKAIVERWPREHTGNTIWIQQDNAPSHLLVNDEEFAAAVAQTGFDIRLINQPTNSPDLNVLDLGFFASLQSLTNERVSRNLDDLIDNVQKEFDNYDPTTLNREFLTLQGCMIEVMKDGGGNRYKISHMNKNRLEALGMLPKSLSCDRQLYEDVIATLGL, translated from the exons atgatAGAGGAAGACATTGCTGAAGGGCTCAACTTTCATGGTCCGGTTGTAcatgacgaatttgatttcaacTTTGGAGTTTCTGATCAGCAACAAGAGCTACAACAAGTTATCA TTGCAAGACCTATATATGACGATGAAGGTAATTGCATCTTTGATGGGAAGTTAGGAGTCTGGGCATTTGTTAGAAAG GAACCAGCAAAAAGAAGAAGCCACAATAGAAGAAGGGGGACCCTAATCACCAAGCCGATTAAGGTAGATCGAAGTACTATGAGGTCTTACGTTATTGGCAAGGTTCTAAAAGCTATTGTTGAACGATGGCCACGAGAACATACTGGAAATACCATTTGGATTCAGCAAGATAATGCTCCTTCACATCTCCTGGTAAATGATGAAGAATTTGCTGCTGCTGTAGCACAGACGGGGTTTGACATACGACTCATCAACCAACCTACCAATTCCCCAGATTTGAATGTCCTAGACCTAGGATTCTTTGCGTCTCTTCAATCCTTAACTAATGAACGGGTTTCTAGGAACTTAGATGACCTTATTGACAATGTACAGAAGGAGTTTGATAACTATGATCCAACAACTTTGAACAGGGAGTTTCTAACACTACAAGGGTGTATGATTGAAGTGATGAAAGATGGTGGAGGAAACAGATACAAGATTTCTCACATGAACAAAAACAGGCTAGAGGCACTAGGCATGCTACCTAAAAGTCTTAGTTGTGACCGCCAGCTATATGAGGATGTGATCGCAACGCTAGGACTCTAA